Proteins from a single region of Apium graveolens cultivar Ventura chromosome 7, ASM990537v1, whole genome shotgun sequence:
- the LOC141672191 gene encoding cytochrome P450 71A1-like encodes MRKFSALHLLSPKRSRSFQPIRDEEIARMVKMIRDGAATDSNIVNLSKVLMTLISSIIFRITFGRRYDGEEDMSYKFHWLLAETQANIVSFLFADYFPLIGRLVDRLNGAWARLDKSFNETDAFYQQFIDENLHVSGASSVKDCSILDILLQMQKESSDITFDHVKAILMNVIVAATDTSVAAIVWAMTLLIKNPESMKKVQQEVRDLAQKKGFVDEDNIQKLIYLKAVVKEAMRLHPPAPLLHRETTAKCVISGYNIGAKTCVFVNSYAIGRDPECWENPDEFLPERFINSTIDFRGHDFELIPFGAGRRMCPGISMGAITTEQVLANLLYSFNWELPPGTNREDMDMDTLPGLTAHKKNHLCLVPKII; translated from the exons ATGAGAAAATTTTCTGCTCTTCATCTTCTTAGTCCTAAAAGGTCTCGGTCATTTCAACCTATTCGTGATGAAGAAATTGCACGAATGGTCAAAATGATACGTGATGGAGCTGCTACTGATTCCAATATCGTAAatttgagcaaagttcttatGACTTTGATAAGCTCAATTATATTTAGGATTACTTTTGGTAGAAGATATGATGGTGAAGAAGACATGAGTTATAAATTTCATTGGCTACTTGCTGAAACTCAGGCCAATATTGTAAGTTTCTTATTTGCAGACTATTTTCCTCTAATCGGTCGATTGGTTGATAGACTGAATGGTGCATGGGCTCGGTTGGATAAGAGTTTTAATGAAACAGATGCTTTTTATCAACAATTCATTGATGAAAATCTTCACGTATCCGGTGCATCATCTGTCAAAGACTGCAGCATCCTCGACATCTTACTTCAGATGCAGAAGGAGTCTTCTGATATCACATTTGATCACGTCAAGGCAATATTAATG AATGTTATAGTTGCAGCAACAGATACAAGTGTAGCAGCTATAGTTTGGGCCATGACTTTGTTAATCAAGAACCCGGAATCAATGAAGAAAGTGCAACAGGAGGTCAGAGATTTAGCACAGAAGAAAGGATTTGTCGACGAAGACAACATCCAAAAACTTATCTATCTAAAAGCAGTAGTGAAGGAGGCAATGCGATTGCACCCACCTGCTCCACTTCTGCATCGAGAAACCACTGCAAAATGTGTGATTAGTGGATATAATATCGGAGCTAAAACGTGCGTTTTTGTAAACTCGTATGCTATAGGAAGGGATCCTGAATGTTGGGAAAATCCTGACGAGTTTTTACCCGAAAGATTTATTAATAGTACTATCGATTTTAGAGGACATGATTTTGAGCTGATACCTTTCGGAGCAGGCCGGAGAATGTGTCCCGGGATATCGATGGGCGCGATTACGACAGAGCAAGTGCTTGCTAATCTTCTCTACTCTTTCAACTGGGAACTGCCTCCTGGTACAAATAGAGAAGATATGGACATGGACACGCTGCCTGGCTTAACAGCGCACAAGAAGAATCATCTTTGTCTTGTCccaaaaattatataa
- the LOC141672657 gene encoding flavone synthase-like, giving the protein MLDDVHIYTTFFGLLESNKVSALDRMAPTTISALSKEKTLKSDFVRDEDERPKVAYNQFSNEIPVISLAGLNLDGRRTEICSKIVEACEGWGIFQVVDHGLDHGLISEMTRLSREFFALPEEEKLRYDTTGGKKGGFTISTPIEGDSIMDWREFVTYLTYPINSRDYSRWPDKPEGWRSITEVYGEKLMVLGAKILEVLSEAMGLEKEAIAKACVDMKQKMIVNYYPTCPEPDLTLGCRRHTDPGAITILLQDQVGGLQATRDGGKTWITVHPVEGAFVVNLGDYGHYLSNGRFKTADHQVVVNSTSTRVSIATFQYPDPNAIVFPLTIREGEKAILDEAITFGEMFKRILDAHIEGNLQKKLAKEKRLQGEKANLDMQSKTAPKISA; this is encoded by the exons ATGCTAGATGACGTGCATATATATACCACCTTCTTTGGGTTACTGGAGAGTAACAAAGTGTCGGCACTAGACAGAATGGCTCCCACTACTATTTCTGCATTATCCAAGGAGAAAACCTTGAAATCTGATTTTGTCCGGGATGAAGACGAGCGTCCCAAAGTTGCTTACAATCAATTCAGCAATGAAATTCCTGTCATTTCTCTAGCTGGTTTGAATTTGGATGGCAGGAGAACTGAGATATGCAGTAAAATAGTCGAGGCCTGTGAAGGCTGGGGAATTTTCCAAGTGGTTGATCATGGACTTGACCATGGTTTGATCTCTGAAATGACTCGTCTTTCTCGGGAATTCTTTGCTTTGCCTGAGGAGGAAAAACTCCGGTATGATACAACCGGTGGTAAGAAAGGCGGCTTCACTATTTCCACTCCTATCGAG GGTGACAGCATAATGGATTGGCGTGAGTTTGTAACTTATTTAACGTACCCGATAAACTCTCGGGACTACTCCAGATGGCCTGATAAGCCCGAGGGATGGAGGTCTATTACGGAGGTTTACGGTGAGAAGTTGATGGTGCTAGGTGCCAAGATACTGGAAGTGTTATCAGAGGCCATGGGGCTTGAGAAAGAGGCTATTGCAAAGGCCTGTGTGGACATGAAACAAAAAATGATAGTCAATTACTATCCCACGTGCCCCGAACCCGACTTGACACTCGGGTGCAGAAGGCATACTGATCCAGGTGCAATTACCATTTTGCTTCAGGATCAGGTTGGTGGGTTACAGGCCACTAGGGATGGTGGCAAAACTTGGATTACTGTTCATCCTGTGGAAGGAGCTTTTGTAGTTAATCTCGGTGATTATGGTCAT TATTTGAGCAATGGGAGGTTCAAAACTGCTGATCACCAAGTAGTAGTTAATTCAACCTCTACCAGAGTGTCGATTGCGACTTTCCAGTACCCAGATCCGAATGCAATAGTATTTCCACTAACGATTAGAGAGGGAGAGAAGGCAATTCTGGATGAGGCCATCACATTTGGTGAGATGTTTAAGAGAATCCTGGATGCACATATTGAGGGAAATCTCCAGAAGAAATTGGCTAAAGAGAAGCGGTTGCAGGGGGAGAAGGCAAATCTGGATATGCAATCCAAAACTGCACCCAAAATTTCAGCTTGA